One genomic region from Argentina anserina chromosome 2, drPotAnse1.1, whole genome shotgun sequence encodes:
- the LOC126785172 gene encoding LOW QUALITY PROTEIN: F-box/kelch-repeat protein OR23 (The sequence of the model RefSeq protein was modified relative to this genomic sequence to represent the inferred CDS: inserted 1 base in 1 codon; deleted 2 bases in 1 codon) has product MTQQPSSPSSSSPPLIPGLPNDVASIILSSLPFSHHARLKPVSKSWRLFLSSKTLFSSRQSHRRLSHLLCIFPDDPSVASPFLFDPLHLAWSPLPLMPCHPQLYGRCYFSSLSLGPQLYALGGSLFDARSFPIDRPIPSSSVFRFDFASAAWEPCAPMLSPRGSFACASVPDSDQIVVAGGGSRHAVFGAGGSRMSMVERYDVCKDEWAAMEGLPSFRAGCVGFIAGEEDEREFWVMGGYGEARTISEVVPVDEYYRNVAVMEMESGGGGGXWRETGDMWEGGERMRLGKIVVVETEADPAQPGVFMLDGNDIFRYDLASNNWSLESHIPRKPPCNSSFAFVVLDGELYVITFWKSAERLDKRAGRLFIQIYDPQQKTWRSLVTKLPFRYHLDFNAAVMSTVRL; this is encoded by the exons ATGACCCAACAACCTTCCtctccctcttcttcttctccgccTCTAATCCCGGGCCTCCCAAACGACGTCGCATCAATCATCCTCTCCTCCCTCCCCTTCTCCCACCACGCCCGCCTCAAGCCGGTGAGCAAATCCTGGCgcctcttcctctcctccaAAACCCTCTTCTCCTCCCGCCAATCCCAC CGCCGCCTCTCCCACCTCCTCTGCATCTTCCCCGACGACCCCTCCGTCGCCTCCCCCTTCCTCTTCGACCCCCTCCACCTCGCCTGGTCCCCCCTCCCCCTTATGCCCTGCCACCCCCAGCTCTACGGCCGCTGCTACttctcctccctctccctcgGCCCCCAGCTCTATGCCCTCGGCGGCTCCCTCTTCGACGCCCGCTCCTTCCCCATCGACCGCCCcatcccctcctcctccgtcTTCCGCTTCGACTTCGCCTCCGCCGCGTGGGAGCCATGCGCGCCGATGCTCTCCCCGCGGGGGAGCTTCGCCTGCGCTAGTGTTCCGGACTCCGACCAGATCGTCGTCGCCGGAGGGGGATCCAGGCACGCCGTGTTCGGCGCCGGCGGGAGCAGGATGAGCATGGTGGAGAGGTACGACGTGTGCAAAGACGAGTGGGCGGCCATGGAGGGGCTGCCGAGCTTTCGGGCCGGCTGCGTGGGGTTCATTGCCGGCGAGGAGGATGAGAGGGAGTTTTGGGTGATGGGAGGGTATGGGGAGGCGAGGACTATATCGGAGGTGGTGCCGGTGGACGAGTATTATCGGAATGTGGCGGTGATGGAAATGgagagtggtggtggtggtg ggtggagggaGACTGGTGATATGTGGGAAGGAGGGGAGAGGATGAGGCTTGGGAAGATTGTGGTGGTTGAGACTGAGGCTGATCCGGCGCAGCCTGGTGTGTTCATGCTTGATGGGAATGACATATTCAG ATATGACCTGGCATCAAATAACTGGAGTTTGGAGTCGCATATACCAAGGAAGCCTCCTTGCAACTCATCATTCGCGTTTGTTGTATTGGACGGAGAGTTGTATGTTATAACTTTCTGGAAGTCTGCTGAGCGATTGGACAAGAGGGCCGGAAGGCTTTTCATCCAAATCTACGATCCTCAGCAGAAGACTTGGAGATCTCTCGTGACCAAGTTACCTTTCCGTTATCACTTGGATTTCAACGCAGCAGTTATGAGCACTGTTCGCTTGTGA